DNA sequence from the Conexivisphaerales archaeon genome:
GTTGAAGGCAGTGGATAACGTGATAATGCTAAACCGAGGATTGTCTAGTTATAATCACAAGATAATGATCCCGGCTCAATACGTTGGTGGTTTGGATAATTTTGCTACGGACAGAGGTTCAGGCATAGCAGTCGAAATGACTACATTATCAACGTTAGTAAATGAGTTTGGTTTGGAAGACGCTATCTTGAAGATGAATTGCGAGGGTTGCGAATACGATAGTCTTTTGGCCGCGGATGATAAAACTATTGATGCATTCTCGGACATTGTATTATTCTATCATAGAGGTAGTAGGAGCCTTTTTATTAATGCCATGACAAAAAGAGGGTTCGCGTTCAAGGTTATGCACAATGATCCGATTCAAGGAACTTTGTACTTCAGTCGTGTGAAACGAACCTAGTCGAATTCATTTGACATTCTTGTTGTGACGGTCTTGAGATTCATTTGTCTCAAACTCAATGTGGACTCCGCAACTGCACATGAACTTTGATGTAAGCTGCTTTGCTCTATGGTGCACATGAATCGGCTTCAAGTCTTGTTGCTGTGGCTAGTGGGTTGGACTACATGGTACAAGAAGCCGACTGGAACCGAGACTAGAAGTGTCTGGGGAATACATATGGCATCCATTCGCGACGTTTTCAACTATAGATATCATCCGTATTTCTTCCTGAAAAGCTCATACA
Encoded proteins:
- a CDS encoding FkbM family methyltransferase, which codes for MARFRSGVKLRYGPSFFQLQYFAIGEDPFSFLDVAGKCVLDVGASIGDSSIYFSMKGAKRVIALEPFPFAYNEALENLKLKAVDNVIMLNRGLSSYNHKIMIPAQYVGGLDNFATDRGSGIAVEMTTLSTLVNEFGLEDAILKMNCEGCEYDSLLAADDKTIDAFSDIVLFYHRGSRSLFINAMTKRGFAFKVMHNDPIQGTLYFSRVKRT